In the genome of Pichia kudriavzevii chromosome 4, complete sequence, one region contains:
- a CDS encoding uncharacterized protein (PKUD0D03170; similar to Saccharomyces cerevisiae YOR265W (RBL2); ancestral locus Anc_8.714), which translates to MGPTEREIKLLSLKGILKLRAEYVSEVSKIEDLVKELKIKSENHEIKEQEYTDAVIILKETKELIPLATEKVKEMAEDLRSIVNGDHTEALDRLLSEADEVCSL; encoded by the coding sequence ATGGGTCCAACCGAACGAGAAATTAAATTACTCTCCTTGAAAGGTATACTAAAGCTTCGAGCGGAATATGTCTCGGAAGTGAGTAAAATTGAAGACTTAGTCAAGGAACTCAAGATCAAGAGTGAGAACCACGAAATAAAAGAGCAAGAATATACTGATGCCGTCATTATATTGAAAGAGACAAAAGAGCTTATACCTTTAGCTACAGAAAAGGTGAAAGAAATGGCGGAAGATTTGCGAAGTATCGTCAATGGTGATCATACAGAAGCATTGGATCGGTTATTGTCAGAAGCAGACGAGGTCTGCAGTTTATAG
- a CDS encoding uncharacterized protein (PKUD0D03180; similar to Saccharomyces cerevisiae YOR262W; ancestral locus Anc_8.712), translated as MAPYGQIVIGPPGAGKSTFCNGMNQFLNSIGRNSLIINLDPANDRLPYDCTLDIRDVITLEEIMNDEELRLGPNGGLMHALEVFQESIDFFIDRIRELIKLSRDGNSTYVIFDSPGQTELFTNSPVFKEIFLKLIKELDFRLVVVSLVDSMNLTIPSHWISSLLLTLRSMLQLDLPQINVISKIDLLKGYVDSDKISKMEQAKRELSLNDEEKEESERNREKQCEEDTFQGGLPFKLQYYTEVEDLHYLLPYVETENNQRSHRWFNKKYSRLTEAIVELIEDFGLLSFNVLSIEDKTSMINLLSLIDKANGYCFGSNELGGDSIWTDAVRQGGMGFMEDIDIQERWIDEKESWDALEEEKHKELLEYYKKQGKPLDEETEWEEALKEWEANNKKTISN; from the coding sequence ATGGCTCCATACGGTCAGATTGTGATTGGGCCTCCTGGTGCAGGAAAATCCACCTTTTGTAATGGTATGAAccaatttctcaattccATTGGCAGGAACTCGTTAATAATTAATCTCGATCCTGCCAATGATAGACTTCCATATGACTGTACTTTAGACATACGGGATGTCATTACTCTAGAGGAAATCATGAATGATGAAGAGCTAAGGTTGGGACCGAATGGTGGTTTGATGCATGCTTTGGAAGTTTTCCAAGAaagtattgattttttcattgacagAATACGTGAATTAATCAAGTTGAGCAGAGATGGCAATTCAACTTATGTGATATTTGATAGTCCCGGTCAAACAGAGTTATTTACAAATTCACCTGTATTCAAGGAAATATTCTTAAAAttaatcaaagaattggaTTTTAGGTTAGTCGTCGTGTCATTAGTTGATTCTATGAACTTGACAATCCCATCACATTGGATTTCGTCTCTTTTATTAACTTTAAGATCGATGCTGCAACTGGATTTGCCCCAAATAAATgtcatttccaaaattgatCTGTTGAAGGGTTATGTCGACAGTGATAAAATCAGCAAGATGGAGCAAGCGAAGAGAGAATTGTCATTAAATGACGAGGAAAAAGAGGAGAGTGAAcgaaatagagaaaaacaatGTGAAGAGGACACCTTCCAAGGTGGGTTGCCTTTTAAATTACAATACTACACCGAGGTTGAAGACTTACATTACCTTTTACCATATGTTGAAACAGAGAACAACCAAAGATCGCATAGATGGttcaataaaaaatattctAGGCTAACTGAAGCGATTGTggaattgattgaagattttggaCTTCTATCGTTTAACGTTTTATctattgaagataaaacCTCCATGATTAATCTGTTATCCCTGATAGATAAAGCAAACGGCTATTGTTTTGGGTCTAATGAGCTTGGAGGTGATTCCATCTGGACCGATGCTGTGCGACAAGGAGGTATGGGATTCAtggaagatattgatataCAAGAAAGATGGATCgatgaaaaggaaagcTGGGATGCCCTAGAGGAGGAAAAGCACAAGGAACTACTAGAGTACTATAAGAAGCAAGGGAAACCTCTGGATGAGGAAACAGAATGGGAGGAAGCACTGAAAGAGTGGGAAGcaaacaacaagaaaacCATCTCAAACTAA
- a CDS encoding uncharacterized protein (PKUD0D03190; similar to Saccharomyces cerevisiae YFL023W (BUD27); ancestral locus Anc_8.48) yields MEKELSVIDGILANLAGIQSFYEFEYTHLSTFLQMLNHFQSESLTTKELSKANEVFKNKSGAEISEFKVKLQGVEKKIRQIKNEISSRTESRKKLIDLFNALKSVDFCDTSSSSAHLVQPDNFDQVADGGISLPIMEIREDLNDDGEVIGSEVKPYQSHENQLKKLLESKVDFKTGNSAYEKDGSNQTKEEEHKIEEIVDEDGVVVKSSFRFLGKKDGKPKKPENTVSEKETKGELESNTKNLETDVTSSNSKLTENHQRNYRPFMIREEIDEDGNIINSSMSQIPEIEDKNSDEIKRTESNEEVNEDQLAELFEDMGLEVPSEKKEEKIEEKIEELNEETSNEAADINNNVEENHADTGIPSIPQELAIQPNELYTLEMIADQLNQTECEDENDVVEDGKDFVNDDNVEDFEWPKINDVEDDDEVDMDSEEIQKRTLSNMFGSRGQNLFTQKLMDLRRTQSGNNSSNIETNSETVNQVTSSSNVVKPKKSTKKSVKFNSEIDVKNVPDIWDDIRKSNADNELLDKERKNVSLFKRSVSEKAELVENEHIAKENTRVIEKKLKENIPVISDIVERPIVETTLKTNKSNGIFKMFDSTSVRKQVDHQMPDVIEKQNLTKLAGKKSPSRFKLARVAEMGKKYQRTHVPVEGRKSLSDATKESLTHDGKHKDSEKLRDEDKDNAIRTPNAVLKKNLNSLTVQENKSSGSVQIQVPKDTNPLLANPSLDDEDYEVVRNEATETLFDDDDDMIEEEFVASDRTIAEKYIAETAKQDAVLDLGESDKESTFFPEYKNKEKNMNGGNTGQKVVESTLDYKSLSEDLDTMAKAYVLGLYDDDLETQGQVIEELKDFERHNEIVEQRSESKLHGRVQEINKNVEGYNEKLKGIAENDDTMVVNDIVENDMKEVLETNAIPDDDLDIELNDETMATQVALDYTKMRASMIHKYKGGFKETDKEKEFVRPEGSERVSRFKAARLGI; encoded by the coding sequence atggaaaaagaaCTCTCTGTGATTGATGGGATTCTAGCAAATCTTGCGGGGATCCAGTCATTTTATGAGTTTGAGTATACACATCTCAGtacatttcttcaaatgttgaatcattttcaatctgAATCCTTAACTACCAAAGAATTATCAAAGGCCAACGAAGtcttcaaaaataaaagtggTGCTGAAATCTCAGAATTTAAAGTGAAACTCCAAGGTGTTGAGAAGAAGATCAGGCAAATTAAGAATGAGATATCGTCAAGAACTGaatcaagaaagaaactAATCGATTTATTTAATGCTTTAAAATCTGTCGATTTTTGTGATACCAGCTCCTCCTCAGCTCATCTTGTACAGCCTGATAACTTTGACCAGGTAGCAGATGGTGGAATCTCACTTCCAATAATGGAGATTAGAgaagatttgaatgatgatggtgaagtTATTGGTAGCGAGGTTAAACCATATCAATCACACGAGAATCAGCTCAAAAAACTTTTGGAGTCTAAAGTAGACTTTAAAACTGGCAATTCAGCCTATGAGAAAGATGGTTCCAACCAAACcaaggaagaagaacataaaattgaggaaattgttgatgaagatgggGTGGTTGTCAAAAGTTCGTTTAGGTTTTTAGGTAAGAAAGATGGCAAGCCTAAAAAACCAGAAAACACGGTTTCCGAAAAAGAGACAAAGGGGGAATTAGAAAGCAATACAAAAAATCTGGAGACAGATGTTACTTCTTCTAATTCAAAGTTAACTGAAAATCATCAGAGAAACTATCGTCCTTTTATGATTCGAGAAGAAATCGATGAAGACGGAAATATTATTAATAGTTCTATGTCTCAAATtcctgaaattgaagataaaaatagTGATGAAATTAAGAGAACTGAAAGTAATGAAGAAGTAAATGAGGACCAATTGGCCGAACTTTTCGAAGATATGGGTTTGGAAGTTCCCAGtgagaagaaggaagagaagattgaagagaagattgaagaactGAATGAAGAGACATCAAATGAAGCAGCtgatatcaataacaaCGTTGAAGAGAACCATGCGGACACTGGAATACCCAGTATACCACAAGAATTAGCTATTCAACCTAATGAGTTGTATACCTTAGAAATGATTGCCGATCAGTTGAATCAAACTGAATGTGAAGACGAAAATGACGTTGTAGAAGATGGAAAAGATTTTgtcaatgatgataatgttGAGGATTTTGAATGgccaaaaataaatgatgtagaagacgatgatgaGGTTGACATGGATTCcgaagaaattcaaaaacgTACATTGTCTAATATGTTTGGCTCTAGAGGGCAGAATCTATTTACACAAAAACTAATGGATTTGAGAAGAACTCAATCTGGaaacaattcttcaaatatcgAAACCAACAGTGAGACAGTTAATCAGGTAACTTCTTCCAGCAATGTGgtaaaaccaaaaaaatccaCAAAAAAGTCAGTTAAATTTAACTCCGAAATAGATGTAAAGAATGTTCCTGATATTTGGGATGATATTAGAAAATCTAATGCGGATAACGAACTATTAGATAAAGAGAGGAAAaatgtttctcttttcaaaCGTTCAGTCTCGGAAAAGGCGGAATTAGTAGAGAATGAGCATattgcaaaagaaaatactcGGGTGATtgagaagaaattaaaagaaaacattcCTGTGATTTCAGATATAGTCGAAAGACCAATTGTAGAAACTACGctcaaaacaaacaaatcaaacGGGATCTTCAAGATGTTTGATTCAACTTCGGTAAGAAAACAGGTTGATCATCAAATGCctgatgttattgaaaagCAAAATCTAACTAAATTAGCTGGTAAGAAATCACCTTCTAGGTTTAAATTGGCTAGAGTGGCTGAAATGGGAAAGAAGTATCAAAGGACACATGTTCCAGTTGAGGGTCGTAAAAGTTTGTCTGATGCTACTAAAGAAAGTTTGACCCATGATGGCAAGCATAAAGATAGTGAAAAACTTAGAGATGAAGATAAAGACAATGCAATACGTACACCAAATGCTGTACTTAAAAAGAACTTAAATTCATTGACTGTTcaggaaaacaaaagttctGGTAGCGTACAAATTCAAGTCCCAAAAGACACCAATCCACTACTTGCAAACCCCAGCttagatgatgaagattacGAAGTTGTTAGAAATGAAGCAACAGAAACattatttgatgatgatgatgacatgattgaagaagaatttgttGCCTCAGACAGAACAATTGCTGAGAAATACATTGCTGAGACTGCTAAGCAAGATGCAGTTTTAGATCTGGGAGAATCCGATAAGGAGTCGACATTTTTTCCTGAGTACaaaaataaggaaaaaaatatgaacGGTGGCAATACTGGGCAGAAAGTGGTTGAATCAACCCTTGACTACAAAAGTTTATCTGAAGACTTGGATACTATGGCAAAGGCTTACGTCTTGGGACtatatgatgatgatttggaaacCCAGGGACAAGTGATTGAAGAGTTAAAAGATTTTGAGCGCCATAATGAAATCGTTGAACAGCGTAGTGAGAGCAAACTACATGGGCGTGTCCAAGAGATAAACAAGAATGTTGAAGGCTATAACGAAAAACTAAAAGGGATAGCGGAAAATGATGATACAATGGTCGTTAATGAtatagttgaaaatgatatgaAAGAAGTATTGGAAACTAATGCTATACCTGATGATGATCTCGACATTGAATTAAATGATGAAACAATGGCTACACAAGTTGCATTGGACTATACTAAGATGAGAGCAAGCATGATACATAAATACAAAGGTGGCTTTAAGGAGACTgataaggaaaaggaaTTTGTTCGGCCAGAGGGAAGTGAACGTGTATCACGGTTTAAAGCTGCAAGGTTAGGTATTTGA